The Lacipirellula parvula genome window below encodes:
- a CDS encoding DUF4239 domain-containing protein has translation MRLRRTLPEHHLSSETKETVKLAMGFVATMAALILGLLVASAKDSYDTQSSGVTQLAAKAVYLDRLLANFGPEANDVRQLYRGVVERITHQMWPEQYAGESQLDPSAMRTEELLVAIQALAPKTDLQKTLQAQAVSTSLEIGQMRWLQYEQAGTTLSKPMLGILVFWIAVLFGSFGLFAPSNGTALTALLLAALSVAGAIFLILELQSPFTGLLQIPDTPFLDAIAHLGQ, from the coding sequence ATGCGCCTACGACGCACGCTGCCGGAACACCATCTCAGTTCGGAGACGAAGGAGACGGTGAAGCTGGCGATGGGTTTCGTGGCGACCATGGCGGCGCTGATTCTCGGCTTGCTGGTCGCATCGGCGAAGGATTCGTACGACACGCAGTCCAGCGGCGTGACGCAATTAGCGGCGAAGGCCGTTTATCTTGACCGGCTGCTGGCCAACTTTGGACCCGAAGCCAACGACGTGCGTCAACTCTACCGTGGCGTCGTGGAGCGGATTACGCACCAAATGTGGCCTGAGCAGTACGCCGGGGAATCTCAACTCGACCCGAGCGCGATGCGAACGGAAGAGCTGTTAGTCGCCATTCAGGCGCTGGCGCCTAAGACCGACTTGCAAAAGACGCTGCAAGCTCAAGCCGTTTCGACGAGCTTGGAAATCGGGCAGATGCGCTGGCTGCAATACGAGCAAGCGGGCACGACGCTTTCGAAGCCGATGCTAGGCATCTTGGTGTTCTGGATCGCCGTACTGTTTGGGAGCTTCGGCCTGTTCGCTCCGAGCAACGGCACGGCGCTAACAGCGCTGCTGCTGGCAGCGCTCTCAGTGGCGGGGGCGATCTTTCTGATTCTTGAATTGCAAAGCCCGTTCACGGGACTGCTGCAGATACCCGACACGCCGTTCCTTGACGCGATCGCCCATCTCGGGCAATAG